Proteins encoded within one genomic window of Salipaludibacillus agaradhaerens:
- a CDS encoding cell division protein SepF: MTFKRKFKRFFELDDDYAEEEVEVEEYDEEPSFTSKETGPTNDRRNVVSLSSIQSQAKVLLLEPHSYEEAQEIADHLKNRKAVVINLQRISREQAKRIVDFLSGTVYAIGGDIQKLGANIFLCTPDNVDVSGSISEMFEE; encoded by the coding sequence ATGACATTTAAACGTAAGTTCAAACGATTTTTTGAATTAGATGATGACTATGCTGAAGAAGAGGTAGAAGTAGAGGAATATGACGAAGAACCCTCTTTTACGTCCAAAGAGACAGGCCCTACGAACGACAGACGTAACGTGGTCAGTCTAAGTAGTATCCAAAGCCAAGCGAAAGTGCTGCTTCTGGAGCCACACAGTTACGAAGAGGCGCAAGAAATCGCTGATCATTTGAAGAATCGTAAAGCCGTTGTGATAAACTTACAACGCATATCAAGGGAGCAGGCGAAAAGAATTGTGGATTTTTTGAGTGGGACAGTATACGCTATTGGTGGAGATATTCAAAAATTAGGAGCTAACATTTTTCTTTGTACCCCGGATAATGTTGATGTATCTGGATCAATATCAGAGATGTTTGAAGAATGA
- a CDS encoding YggT family protein: MGLVATIVLNAMQIYWFICIIYIFMSWLPNARESAFGQGVGRLVEPFFEPFRRIIPPIGMIDISPIVALFALRFAMDGVRYLFSFFM, encoded by the coding sequence ATGGGATTAGTTGCAACGATCGTTTTAAATGCCATGCAGATATATTGGTTTATATGTATTATATATATTTTTATGTCATGGCTCCCAAACGCTCGCGAATCGGCTTTTGGACAAGGTGTTGGAAGACTCGTCGAACCTTTTTTTGAACCGTTCAGACGAATCATCCCTCCAATCGGAATGATTGATATATCTCCGATCGTGGCGTTGTTTGCTCTTAGGTTTGCGATGGATGGTGTCAGGTACTTATTTTCTTTTTTCATGTGA